The Humulus lupulus chromosome 7, drHumLupu1.1, whole genome shotgun sequence region CAAATATATGATAGGAGAAATCATGTTATATAAATTACAAAAAGAAGTTAGCTaatgatgtttatccataaattaataattatatatatagtttttaattGTTAGAtactttttttataaaaatatttaataaatttactCTAACTCAGTATTTAAGTTAATAATCATAAtattttaggaaaaaaaaaacattgatcatatattggatttaattttttttatcaaatatgtatttatattaatattttatgtgATAATGAAATTGCAGAAAAAATAGCTGACCGCAGTAATggggatgtggcaaatgatgagTATCACCGGTACAAGgtagaaaattatatatttatgtattagTGCTAAtgatgaattaattaataattatataataaagcTTAGTAATTTGTTGTACTAAtaaatttatgaaattaattatatAGGAAGATGTGGGGATTATGAAGGAAATGAATTTGGATGCGTATAGATTTTCTATCTCATGGTCAAGAttgttaccaagtaagtataataattaagtttgaatgttatatttGAATCATTAATTAATTAGATATATATGATTAATTAATAAATTCATAAATTTATTCAGATGGCAAACTAAGTGGGGGTGTGAACAAGAAAGGAATAAAATACTACAACAATCTCATCGATGAACTCATAGCCAAAGGTTTGAAGCCTTTTGTTACTATCTTTCACTGGGATCTTCCTCAAGCTTTAGAAGATGAGTACGGTGGTTTCTTAAGTCCTCACATTGTGTAAGTAATATAGCCAAAGACCATAGttgtttatataaatatatataggaatTTTTTTTAGGTTGAGAAATATCATTTTTGTTCCTACCGTATGAGcgtttttttatttttggcactATAAGAAattatacccaattttttttgcaTGAGGGCATATATTGTAGTTATATTAAGTATTCTgccaattttcaaaaaattctgaataatttatggtGCCGAAATTAGAGTTCAAATAATCAGTTGCACGCgtgtctaattttttttttatacgcgtggaaaacAGACTATTTGAACTGTAAATTTAGCACTGTAAATTTATCGGACTTTCTTGAAAGTTAGCGTGATGCCTACTATAACTATCATGTACGCTGTCATGCAAAAAAATAATTAGGTTATAATTTCTCAAGTATCGAAAACATAAAACACTACTACAGTACGGATAAAAAGTGTATATTTATAGGGAGATTTATTGTAGGGGCTTCAAAAAAGCCCCACCAGTAGAGCTTTTGTGTATTCCCGACTTGTGAACATTTTTCGCCGTGATCTTTTTTATAATCGTGTATTTTGTacttatttagagcatcttgcaaattttcaaaaaattccgaataatttatagtgccaaAAATTAGATTCAAACATATTATTTTCCACGCGAATAAAAAAATCAGTTACGCATGCAACAACTtgttttgaacctagttttcagcatcgtaaattattcgaaattttctaaaaatttgcattATTCTCTTAATAATTACaaatacacggttataaaaaaatatcgtgtcaaaaactgttcacgggtagGGAATACACAAAAACCCCACCGATGGAGCTCTTTTTGAATAACTATAGTAGAATCTCtctatatttatgtatatatatatatatgcatataatatGAATGTATTTACGTATAGGGGGCATTTCAAGGACTATGCGGAGCTTTGCTTCAAAGAGTTTGGGGACAGAGTGAAGCACTGGATAACACTGAACGAGCCATGGTCGTACAGCATGGGCGGATATGCGAATGGAATGTTGGCCCCTTTCCGATGCTCTGCCTGGCAAGGACTCAATTGCACCGGCGGAGATTCGGGGACTGAGCCATATCTGGTGACCCATTATCAACTTCTTTCTCATGCTGCCGCCGTCAAACTCTACAGGGATAAATATCAAGTAATCATCATTATATtatctcatttcttatgctcataattaagtattaattctTAGACCAAGTAGTGCACAACACAATCACAATACACAAGTATACGTAGTTCATCATTGAAAGCTATAGACCTTCCCTTATTAAATCTATAAAAATGGCCAGACTTTTGTTATGGCAGGGATGAACTCTGTTCTGTTCCAGTTTATATGCATTAAATGTAAACTTAATTACATAATGAAATAGCGAAATTCATCCAAGGGAAAACGAAATCAAAAAAATATGTATTGTATAGCTAGTTAACTGTAATGCTAGGTATCACATATTTCTTTATTTAGTACATTATATTAATTAGTGTGTTATGCCAACCCACTATACATATAGGTACACTATACTATTTagcatatattaaatatatttatgtatatattttcttCTTTTATATCTTTATATCTTGTGTAATTGCCAAAGTTGCACACGTACGCTTTAGTAGGTGCAACCTTCAACTATTATAATGAGAAGAATAATGATACCaaaattatgataaaaaaaaattattatactGATGAGTCCCacttaaaataaatttgatgtTTTAGTACATAATTTTTTGCACATGTACCTGATATATGCTATTTTGTACATATTTTTCACAATATTGTCATGTTtatgtacttttttttttcattaacttttatttacatatatatatatatatatataggcatcTCAAAAGGGCATGATTGGAATAACATTGGTGTCGCACTGGTTTGTGCCGTATTCTAACGCAAAGCACAACCTAAATGCTGCAAAACGAGCCCTCGATTTCATGCTTGGATGGTACATATTATTACTTCGGAGCCCTTAGAGCTACAACCCTATATAGTGATCactagggcttcactttaagctctaccggtgaagctcttagtgttctcgaccttacaacagttttcggcgtgatttttttttatgaccgtatatattgtagctatttagagcatcatcgcgatttttagaaaattcttaatagtttacagtaccgaaaactatagattcaaacatgttgttgcacgcgtgactaatttttttatgcacgtagaaaacaacatatttgaacttagtttttggtactgtaaactattcaaaattttctaaaaatttgtaggatgttttaaacagctacaatatacacgatcataagaaaaaatcgcgccgaaaactattcgcgagtcaagaacactgaagagctCCACCGATAGGACTTAAAATGAAAACCCTATAAGAAAATTGtccctatatatgtatatatatttgtgaAAATAAAAACCTAATATTAATTGCAGGTTTATGGACCCCTTAACAAATGGTGACTATCCACATAGTATGCGAGAACTGGTGGGAAACCGACTCCCAAAGTTCACAAAAGAGGAAACCAAACTTGTGAAAGGATCATTTGACTTTCTTGGCTTAAATTACTACACAGCTAACTATGCAGCCTATCTTCATTTGCCCAACAATGCCAAACCTAGCTATAACACCGACTCCAAAGCCAACCTTACaagtaagtatatatatatatatataactttataCAAATGTGTTGAAAATAATGTTATATATTTTGCTACTAATAACGAGCCTAGTTAATTAAAGCCACCACTATATATATACACTAGCTATAATTAATTAACATGCATATGTTATTGaatgaataattaattttaatttcatCACATGATCATGTGACAGCCGAGCGAAATGGTCTCTCCATTGGTCCAAAGGTGTGTACAATTTTTGTTCTTGAAACCAATTATTAAGTACAATTTTTAACacctaatatatatatgtacgaaatctttttattttttttcattttattatatggTTTATTTGCAGGCTGCTTCGCCTTGGCTCCATGTTTATCCAGTAGGGATTTATAACATTTTACAGTACACCAAGAAAAAGTACAACAATCCATTGATTTACATCACTGAGAATGGTAATTATTATAATCaaataattttatgcttatttaAGAGAATTACTAAGGAGTACTAATAGTATCCAATATCATAAATACGTGGCATACTGTTATTGATACAATCCAAAATCAAGTCTCTTAACCAATTATAATGTgccacctcatgtggtgttggacaccttGAGATGTAAAATAGTAATACTGGTATTTAAATTCTATGATGATATTATGTATAATAATTAAGTGTGCTAATATACTTCTAATTAAATTACAGGCATTGATGAGTTCAATAATCCCAAATTATCTCTCGAACAAGCCCTCATCGACAACCAAAGAGTTGATTACTACTTTCGACATCTTAGTTACCTTAAAAAGGCCATCAAGTAATAATTATCtttacatataattaattaaaagaagcttttttttttatatatatatttcaatattaatcaattaattaatgtGAGTTGTGCATAAATTTATTTTGTGTAGGGATGGGGTAAATGTGAAGGGATATTTTGCATGGTCATTGCTTGACAACTTTGAATGGAGTTCAGGTTACACTGTTCGGTTTGGCATTAACTTTGTGGATTACAAAGATGGTCAGAAAAGATACCCCAAACTCTCAGCACACTGGTTTAAGAATTTTCTCATGAAGAAATATTAATGAGAGCAGTAGTCCATGCATATATATAATAAGATGCGCTGGCTCTTCTATGAATAATTAAGCCAGAGAGAATTTTTAGGGAGAGAACAATTTGTGTGAAATCTCAGCTCAAGAAATTCTGAGCTATTGCATTGCCTTTTTATATAATGATGAGTAACAGAATTACAGCCTTGCACAATATGCCACCTGACTTACAcagataaaaaaaacaaaacgaTTCTAACAGAATTGTACCAATACAATGATTACAAAGAATATTCACCAAAAGGTGTAACAACCAAATCAGCCAAATAATTGGAGAAAACGTTCTGTAGAGGCAGAGCATAGTAGCCGTATAGGGTGCCACTAAGTATTCAGGTTCTTAACACCACCCCTCAAACGAAGGGGTGACATCTTCACACCAAGTTTGTCAACAAGAACCTGAAATTTTGATTGAGTGACACTTTTTGTGAGGCAGTCTGCAATCTGATCTGAAGTTGGAATATACCTGATTTCCAGCTCTTTTTTCAGCACTTTGTCCCTAACAAAATGAATATCTATCTCAATATGTTTGGTCCTTGCATGGTAAACTGGGTTAGAAGCCAGCACACTAGCACTAATATTGTCACACCATGTAACTGGTCTTTCGGACAGCTTGAATTTAAACTCCTTTAGCAATGACTCAATCCATGTTATTTCTGAGGCCACATGTGCTAATGCTCTATATTCTGACTCCGTACTCGATCTAGAGACAACGGCTTGCTTCTTTGATGACCACGACACAAGAGAATCACCTAAGTAAACACAGTACCCAGCCACCGAACGTCTATCATCGGGACAACATCCCCAATCCGCATCAGAATATCCAACTAAGTTCAACCTTTCACAGTAACTAATATGCAGTCCATGATGTAATGTACCTTTTAAATACCGCAAGATCCTCTTAACTCCACTCCAGTGACTTGTTGTTGGAGTCTGAAGAAATTGACTCAATCTATTTACTGCAAAAGCAATGTCGGGCCGAGTATGGCACAAATATTGCAAGGCTCCTATCGCACTACGGTACATTGTTGGATTTGAGAGCACTGTTCCATCAGCTTTTGACAAAGTCTTTCCTGTTATCATAGGTGTTGGGCACGGCTtgacattcaacatatcatatctGTCCAGTATTTCTACAATATACTTGGTCTGCGTGAGATAGAGTCCTGTCTCATCCCTGTGAACTTCTATGCCCAAAAAGTAGTGCAAAGCCCCCAAATCTTTCAGAGAGAAGTGTTTGTTCAGTTTGTCAATAAAAACACTCAACTCAGCCACATTATTACCAGTGACTATTATGTCATCCACGTATATTAGCACAAAAATAATGGTTGTTTCTGTCATGTAGAAAAACAGTGAGGTGTCGGCCTTTGAGTTTCTGAAGTTCCACTGCTGCAATGTGTTCTTAAGTCTGTCAAACCAAGTCCGAGGGGcctgctttaaaccatataacgATCTATGGAGTTTGCAAACATGATCTGGTTTTTGAGAATCTTCAAATCCTGGTGGCTGTATCATGTACACATCTTCCTGCAAGAACCCATTCAAGAATGCGTTGTTTATGTCCAATTTCCTTATAGTCCAGTTTCTTGATACAGCAATTGTAAGAATTATTCTCACTGTAGGAGCCTTAATAACGGGGCTGTAAGTTTCACCGAAATCGAGTCCAGGCCTTTGATGAAAGCCCTTAGCAACCAATCTGGCTTTGAACCTCTCCACTGTTCCATCTGATTTCAGTTTGGTTTTATACACCCATCGACAACCAACTGGGTTAATACCTGTTGAAAAGGGGACTAAAGTCCACGTTCTGTTTCTCTTCAAGGCATCTATTTCGGCATTCATAGCTTCAGTCCACTCCTTTGACTGAAAAGCTTCTTTGACACTTCTGGGTTCCTCCAAATGCAGATTCCACTTGGTTGTACTCAAATAAACTTTTGGTTTAAAAATTCCAGCTTTTCCTCTTGTAATCATGGAATGGGTTGGTAATTTCTGAACTGTGGCAGGCTGAACTGTTTCGGATTCCATTTGAACTGAAACTGCATCATTTAAATCAATATCTTCAGCTTGTTCAACAGATTTAGCTTCTCGATTACTAACCTCATACTCAGTGTGTTCGTTGGCCAGTGATGGCGGTGCTGCAGGGGATGCTGAGACCGGAGCTGTTGGAGTTGTATCAACCAGATTTTGAGCGTTGGATTGAGTTCTTTGAGTGAAAGGCAGAAATGGTAAAGAGGACCAAGCTGCGTTTTGGACAATAACCTCTTTTTCAGGGGCATAATTGTTCAGAAACCCCTCTTTAAAGGGAAACTCTAACTCGTTGAAGGTCACGTTCCTAGAGATATAGATCCTCCCTGTTGAGCTTAGGCATTTGTATCCTTTGTGTGAGGTACTGTAACCTAAGTTGACACACTTGAGTGAATGGAACTGAAATTTATGAGATTGGTAAGGTCTTATACAAGGGAAACAAGCTGATCCGAAAACCTTCAGGAAGGAGTAATCTGGccttttattgaataaaacttCAAAAGGTGATTTCATTTTCAAAACAGGTGTTGGGAGTCTATTTATGAGATAAATGGCTGTTTGAAAAGCATCTACCCAGAATTTTAAAGGCATTATTGCTTGAGCTAAAAGGATTAGACCCATTTCCACAATATGCCTATGTTTTCTCTCTGCCCTTCCATTTTGTGAAGAAGTGTGTGGACATGAATGTTGGAAATCAATTCCATTTGTTTTGACAATGTTTGAAAAGGCTTGAAATTCACCCCCCCAATCGGTTCTAAggactttaattttcttttcaaacTGATTTTCCACAAGTGTTTTAAACTGAATGAAGGCTTCTAATGCTTGGTCTTTTGTTTTAAGGGGGTACAGCCATGTATACCTGCTAAAATCATCTAAGAAATGGATGTaatatttgaaatttgtgttAGAAGCAATTGGGGAAGCCCCCCACAAATCCGTGTGTATCAACTCTAGAACATGTTTGGCTCGGTTTGAAGATAGTTTAAAAGGAAGGGCATGGGACTTTCCAAATTGACAGGCATCACAAAAGTGCAAAGTTTCATTCATTGAATAAGGTACTTGAGAAACCTCTAAAACATGTTTTAAAATTTTTACAGAAGGATGGCCTAACCTCCTATGCCATACGTCATTTTTGGAAAGTAAAGACTTGTCATTAGGGAGATGTGTTACATCAGAAATTGGTAAAATAGAAACAGCAGCAGTTTTTCGAAACACACTTTGACAACTTCGAACAGGATTGTGACTATGGGCATGGACAGATTTTGTTGTTGAGGTATCAAGTTGATACAATCCATCTTTAAGCATCCCTTGCAGCAGCACCATCTTGGTTTTCTTGTCCTTCACAAAACAGAAATCAGAGTGAAACTCAACAACTACATCATTATCAGCTGTCAACTTTGATACACTAATCAAATTCTTAGCAATCTTTGGAACATGAAGAAGCTCATTAAGTGCTAATTTAGTATCTGTTTTAGTAGGCAAAAGACTTGAACCAACAAGTGAAATCTCTATTTGATTACCATCACCTACTGTAAGTTTCTCCTTACCACCATAATCCGATTTTTGACTCAGATTAGACGCAGAGGCAGTGATATGATTGCTCGCACCAGAATCGGCATACCAAACATCGCTGTCCACAACCTCGGGTGATGCAAGAAAAGCGGCATGACTTCCTCCTGGTGAGCTCTTGTTAGCAGTGGGATCTTGACCCATGAAGGATTCATCATACCTATTATAACAATAGGCAGCTGAATGACCGTATTTGCCGCACACCTGACAGGTGGGTTTGGAGTTGAACCCACGGCCTCTACCTCGAGTTCTCTGACCAACACTTCTTTCTCCATTGTGTCCAAACGAGCCTCTGCCACGATTGAAAGGAGTACTTCCACGACCGAAATGAGCACTACTTCGACCTCTTCCAGATCCATGACTGGATTTAGCAGCAAAATTCGCAGAGGGTCCACTGATATGCCCAGTTACGCTTGAACCTCCTGCTTTTGGTATTTCTCCAAGTGCCTGTAATCTCTCAAGTTTGTTATCGAAAGTAAGCAAAATATCCTGTAGTTCCTGCCAAGTCATACGAGTTCTCTCAATTTGTACAACAATGGGTAAGTATTCAGCACCCAGACCAGAGGTAACATTTGATATTAGATGACTTTCAGGATATGGGTCTCCTGCCAAAGCTAAGCTATCAGCCCACATTTTCTTTTGTCTAAGATACTCAACCATAGGTGTATTACCTTTCCTTGTAGTTTGAATCAAAGTCCTAGTGTCGTCTAGCTTGGCCCGTGAGTGAGCTCCATAGAGGTTCTCCAATGCACTCCAAAGAGAAGCCGAAGAAGCACACCCCATCACCTCAGTGGCTATCGACTCCGACATCGAGCTGTAAATCCAACCCATCAGCAACTGATCACTCACGATCCATTGCTCGTACTCGGGATTGAGTCGCATTCCAAATCCTGACTGGCCTTCTGCAGTCGGTTCAGCTGGTAGAAACTCAGATGGGCAGGGACGACTTCCATTGATGAAGCCATCGAGTCTGTGACCTCGAATGATTGTGGACACCATGGTCTTCCACAGGATGTAATTATTCCTGTCTAATTTGAGAGAGAAGGGTTGATTTAATGTAGTGAATGGCTGGGTATAGGTGTGGGTTGAGTTCTGAAGTGCACTGTCATTTGCAGTGAAAGTTCCTGCTCCACTTGAAATTGGAGCAGCTGGGTGTGTGGGCTGATTGTTCGCCGGAGTAGTGGGAAGGGGAGTCTGAGAGTTTCCGGTTGACATTGTGTCtcgaacctggctctgataccaagagaATTTTTAGGGAGAGAACAATTTGTGTGAAATCTCAGCTCAAGAAATTCTGAGCTATTGCATTGCCTTTTTATATAATG contains the following coding sequences:
- the LOC133790348 gene encoding beta-glucosidase 12-like; the encoded protein is MAYYNHKDSSLLLNLGFLLLLLLLGSAAIAKSTKVAESTVVPTQYASMLLNRTSFPPGFIFGTASSSYQYEGAAKEDGRGPSIWDTYTYKYPEKIADRSNGDVANDEYHRYKEDVGIMKEMNLDAYRFSISWSRLLPNGKLSGGVNKKGIKYYNNLIDELIAKGLKPFVTIFHWDLPQALEDEYGGFLSPHIVGHFKDYAELCFKEFGDRVKHWITLNEPWSYSMGGYANGMLAPFRCSAWQGLNCTGGDSGTEPYLVTHYQLLSHAAAVKLYRDKYQASQKGMIGITLVSHWFVPYSNAKHNLNAAKRALDFMLGWFMDPLTNGDYPHSMRELVGNRLPKFTKEETKLVKGSFDFLGLNYYTANYAAYLHLPNNAKPSYNTDSKANLTTERNGLSIGPKAASPWLHVYPVGIYNILQYTKKKYNNPLIYITENGIDEFNNPKLSLEQALIDNQRVDYYFRHLSYLKKAIKDGVNVKGYFAWSLLDNFEWSSGYTVRFGINFVDYKDGQKRYPKLSAHWFKNFLMKKY